CTGTGTCACGACGTCTGCCCAGGTGTACTCATGCCATTGGCCGCGGCGGGGCTGACGCAGATAAATGCGCTCAGCAAACTGCTGCTCGTTGTGCAGCAGCCATTGATTGAGGGTTTTGCCTGATAATTGCGCGGACATGATCACTCCTGTCTATCGCTTACTGGTTAAGTATAGTCAGTTATCAAGCAATAATAAGACCAGGTTAACGGGTACCGCCAATGGTTAAAGCATCAATTTTTAACGTCGGTTGTCCGACACCGACCGGTACCGATTGACCATCCTTGCCGCAAACCCCCACGCCGCGATCCAGGGCCAAATCATTGCCAATCATACTGATTTTTTTCATGACATCCGGGCCATTACCAATGAGGGTTGCGCCTTTCACCGGGCGGGTGACCCTGCCGTTTTCAATCAGGTAGGCTTCGCTGGCGGAAAACACAAATTGCCCGGAGGTGATGTCCACCTGGCCGCCGCCAAAATTAACGGCGTATAGGCCGCGTTTCACCGAAGCAATGATTTCTGCAGGATCATGCTGGCCGGCCAGCATGTAGGTATTCGTCATGCGGGGCATCGGCAAATGGGCATAGGATTCCCGCCGGCAATTGCCGGTGGGTTTCATGCCCATTAATTTGGCATTCAGCTTGTCCTGCATGTAATTAACCAGCCGTCCATCATCAATCAAGGTGGTGCATTGCGTAGGCGTGCCCTCATCGTCCATGGTCAGCGAGCCGCGGCGATCAGGCAGGGTGCCGTCGTCAACGACCGTGACGCCTTTTGCCGCCACCTGCTCTCCCATCCGCCCGGAAAAGGCAGAAAGCCCTTTACGGTTAAAATCGCCTTCCAATCCATGGCCCACGGCTTCGTGCAGCAACACGCCGGGCCACCCCGGGCCAAGCACAACCGGCATGGTTCCAGCGGGCGCGTCTTCCGCTTCGAGGTTAATTAATGCCTCACGCACCGCTTCCCGCGCGTAATACAGCGCGTTCTCCTTTTCCAGAAAATAGGAATAACCAAACCGTCCTCCGCCCCCGGAGCGGGCGGATTCGCGACGGCCGTTTTTATCTTCGACAATAACACTGACATTAATACTGACCAAGGGGCGGATATCGGCCTGCAGATTACCCTGCATGCCGGCCACCATCACCACTTCATAGCAGCCGCTTAATGAGGCATTGACCTGAATAACGCGGGGGTCAAGCCGGCGGGCTTCTTTATCGATGGCTTCAAGCAGCGCAATTTTTTCCTGTTTAGTCATGCCGTCAATGGGGTTAATGCCGGCATAGCGGGCAATGGGCGAGCCCAGGATCGGCACGGGCTGAAAGGTTTTATTGGCAGAAAAGGCAATGGAGCGCGCGGCATCCGCTGCTCTTTCCATGGCAGGCAAAAGAATGTCATCGCAATAGGCATAACCGGTTTTTTCACCGCTTACTGCACGAATGCCCACACCCCTATCGATGGAATAACTGCCGCTTTTGACTTCGGAGTCCTCAAGGTACCAGGATTCGTAGCTGCTGCTTTGAAAATACAAATCCGCATCGTCCACATGACGGCCAGCCATGGAGCGAATCAGTTTAGCAATGGCCGATTCATCCAGGGAAGCGGGCTTTAAGAGTAATTCTTTTGCAATGGACAATGCCTGAGTCATGATTGCACCTTTAATTAATGCCGAGAAGGACATGGTGGGTGTTGCAGGGAAATTGCAGCCGCAATTGTTTTAAACGCTGCAAGTCAATCTCTGCCGTCACCATGCCGGGATTTTCTTTTTGTTCAGCCACAATTTTACCCCAGGGCTCAACAATCAGGCTGTGACCGTGGGTGTGGCGACCATTTTCATGAACGCCGCCCTGATTGGGGGCGAGTACATAACACAGATTTTCGATAGCCCGGGCCCGAAGCAGCACTTCCCAATGAGCAGCGCCCGTGATCGCGGTAAATGCCGAAGGAACCGTGAACAGTTCCGCACCGCGCATCGATAATTGCTGGTAAAGCTCAGGGAAGCGCAAATCATAGCAAACGCTGAGACCAAGGCGGCCGGCCGGCGTATCCACCACCACCACTTCATCGCCCCGCTCCACGGTATTGGATTCCTCGTGGGCTTCCTGCGAGGACACCCTGACATCAAAGAGATGAATTTTATCATAACGGGCAGCGCAGAGGCCGTGGTCGTCAAAAACCAGCGACGACGCACGCACCCGGTGATGCAGGCCTTTGATGGGAATGGTGCCGGCAACAACCCAGACGCCGTATTTTTTAGCCAGTGCGCTGATTGCCTGCTGAATCTCTCCCTCGCCATACTGTTCAGCTATCGCCAGTTTATCGGTTTCCTTCATGCCCATGAACGCAAAATTTTCCGGCAAAACCAGCAAATCCACCTCGTCATCGCGTGCTTTGGCGAGCTGCTTCTCGACCTGTTGCAGGTTATCCTGAACCGAGGCCGAAGACCGCATTTGCACAACAGCCACTTTGGACATAAGAGTACCCCGAAATAAAATAGCATTTTACACTTATTTTATAACAGATTGCGATTGTTTAGGGGCGCGAAAATGAGGCGCCGGGATCTTGCCAGTGTAAAGACATCCCTATAGACTTGAAATCATGCAGGACGGCCATATCTATGCTAAAATAAATGTAACTAATGTGGAGTAATACATGAATAGAGACAACATGACTGTTATCAGTCAACGCAGCGAGTCGGTACTTGCAACCAATAAAGTATTACGCAACACCTATCTCCTGCTGGGGATGAC
This region of Legionella taurinensis genomic DNA includes:
- the tldD gene encoding metalloprotease TldD — encoded protein: MTQALSIAKELLLKPASLDESAIAKLIRSMAGRHVDDADLYFQSSSYESWYLEDSEVKSGSYSIDRGVGIRAVSGEKTGYAYCDDILLPAMERAADAARSIAFSANKTFQPVPILGSPIARYAGINPIDGMTKQEKIALLEAIDKEARRLDPRVIQVNASLSGCYEVVMVAGMQGNLQADIRPLVSINVSVIVEDKNGRRESARSGGGGRFGYSYFLEKENALYYAREAVREALINLEAEDAPAGTMPVVLGPGWPGVLLHEAVGHGLEGDFNRKGLSAFSGRMGEQVAAKGVTVVDDGTLPDRRGSLTMDDEGTPTQCTTLIDDGRLVNYMQDKLNAKLMGMKPTGNCRRESYAHLPMPRMTNTYMLAGQHDPAEIIASVKRGLYAVNFGGGQVDITSGQFVFSASEAYLIENGRVTRPVKGATLIGNGPDVMKKISMIGNDLALDRGVGVCGKDGQSVPVGVGQPTLKIDALTIGGTR
- a CDS encoding carbon-nitrogen hydrolase family protein codes for the protein MSKVAVVQMRSSASVQDNLQQVEKQLAKARDDEVDLLVLPENFAFMGMKETDKLAIAEQYGEGEIQQAISALAKKYGVWVVAGTIPIKGLHHRVRASSLVFDDHGLCAARYDKIHLFDVRVSSQEAHEESNTVERGDEVVVVDTPAGRLGLSVCYDLRFPELYQQLSMRGAELFTVPSAFTAITGAAHWEVLLRARAIENLCYVLAPNQGGVHENGRHTHGHSLIVEPWGKIVAEQKENPGMVTAEIDLQRLKQLRLQFPCNTHHVLLGIN